From Stigmatopora nigra isolate UIUO_SnigA chromosome 17, RoL_Snig_1.1, whole genome shotgun sequence, a single genomic window includes:
- the oacyl gene encoding O-acyltransferase like protein — translation MALSWVKLFLLAGLNVLLKTTQSLNVSKKCEMDTNTFLVEMNRDKPQEFAVLMYDAFGKQGSNVEGGNANRPGLLHQCRSAHSPSFSGQYCQVFLKQGTIQYFVGICVPDSCEEKEVETLVLYDTFKIRETSLILPLPSILTKESTQEMFMTHCLSDTVTPNASDVTCILVCLTMLALPLLATLLSATMKWQRNQALMPNTESVSLDAGFNQYGALKTNGSTGGEVNGGTITEETNSTRTWYFPKKCIYQCLQAFSLQTTSKDILNTSSSLPTTGYSSLNGIRILSLLWIMCGHSAQFPVINNLDNYKDWKKTVERSPLYVFSLSGPVFLAVDTFLLLGGLLSARSLLGSIQGAGDKLSPGLLMVFLFRRFKRVQPLHIFVMCLTIGFVSLVHAGPYWFPFIDNLMDCKKYWWGNLLLMSNLLPVHEICVPWTWYLSLDFQCYATTPLLIYLYRLNRSIFVAVAGGLLLMTTLASSLVTGLLQLPVFQPSTLTSENYVLYYYVKPHTRYGPFLIGIVTGIYLTTRKGQLLKHKWQALLGWLCCLLILAALIGLAYVLRGIPVHPSVPHALYQGLHRPLWALAITWIILACEDGYGGFINRFLSFSVWVPLARISFACYLIHPVFILVYIALQETPIHYTDITFMYLFLGHVVLTVGVSVVLTVLIERPYVLLKWKWEDETVQQ, via the exons ATGGCCCTTAGTTGGGTGAAGTTATTTCTTTTAGCGGGTTTAAATGTACTCCTAAAGACAACACAGTCGCTGAATGTGTCTAAAAAATGTGAGATGGATACTAATACTTTCTTGGTAGAAATGAACCGAGACAAGCCCCAGGAATTTGCAGTTCTTA TGTATGATGCTTTTGGGAAACAAGGTAGCAATGTAGAAGGAGGCAATGCAAACAGACCTGGTCTGCTTCATCAATGTCGTTCTGCCCACAGTCCTTCTTTCTCTGGGCAGTACTGCCAAGTGTTCCTCAAGCAA GGAACAATACAATACTTTGTGGGCATCTGTGTGCCGGATTCATGTGAGGAAAAGGAGGTGGAAACACTGGTGCTCTATG ATACATTTAAAATCAGAGAAACATCACTCATCCTGCCGTTACCCTCGATTCTGACTAAGGAGTCAACTCAGGAGATGTTTATGACTCACTGCTTATCAGATACTGTTACTCCCAATGCATCGGATGTCACATGCAT ATTAGTATGTTTGACAATGCTGGCCTTGCCACTCCTCGCCACATTGTTATCAGCAACAATGAAATGGCAAAGGAACCAAGCCTTGATGCCAAACACAGAGTCTGTCTCTTTAGATGCTGGCTTCAACCAGTACGGAGCACTTAAAACAAACGGTTCAACGGGTGGTGAAGTAAATGGTGGTACTATTACAGAGGAAACAA ACAGCACCAGAACTTGGTATTTTCCCAAAAAGTGCATATACCAGTGCCTCCAAGCCTTTTCCCTCCAGACAACCAGCAAGGATATCTTAAACACTTCCTCAAGTTTGCCCACAACCGGCTACTCCTCCCTAAATGGAATCCGAATCCTTAGCCTCCTGTGGATCATGTGTGGACATTCTGCACAATTCCCTGTGATAAACAACCTAG ATAACTACAAAGACTGGAAGAAAACAGTAGAACGAAGCCCTCTGTATGTGTTTTCTCTAAGTGGACCAGTTTTTCTAGCTGTAGACACCTTCCTCCTGCTGGG GGGTCTACTGAGCGCCAGGTCTCTATTGGGGTCCATTCAAGGAGCCGGAGATAAATTGAGTCCGGGTCTCTTAATGGTCTTCCTCTTCAGGAGGTTCAAAAG GGTCCAGCCACTGCATATATTTGTTATGTGTCTGACTATTGGTTTTGTCTCATTGGTCCACGCTGGTCCTTACTGGTTTCCATTCATAGACAACTTGATGGATTGCAAGAAATACTGGTGGGGGAACTTGCTTTTGATGAGCAATTTACTCCCAGTTCATGAGATA TGTGTGCCTTGGACGTGGTACCTATCTTTGGACTTCCAGTGTTACGCCACTACACCCCTATTGATCTATTTGTACAGATT AAATAGAAGTATCTTTGTTGCCGTGGCAGGAGGCCTCTTGCTGATGACCACTTTAGCGAGCTCTCTAGTAACAGGACTCCTACAACTCCCTGTCTTCCAGCCATCTACGCT gacgtCTGAGAATTATGTCCTATATTATTACGTGAAGCCCCACACCAGATACGGACCATTTTTAATAGGAATTGTAACCGGTATATACCTGACTACAAGAAAAGGGCAACTCTTAAAACATAAG TGGCAGGCACTACTCGGTTGGTTGTGTTGTCTGTTAATCTTGGCAGCGTTGATAGGACTGGCCTACGTCCTTCGTGGTATCCCAGTGCATCCATCCGTGCCACATGCGCTTTATCAAGGACTGCATAGGCCACTCTGGGCTTTGGCTATCACTTGGATTATCCTGGCTTGCGAGGATGGCTATGGAG GCTTCATCAATAGGTTTTTGTCATTCTCTGTGTGGGTCCCCCTGGCCAGAATTAGTTTTGCATGTTATTTAATACATCCTGTTTTCATCCTGGTCTACATCGCCCTGCAAGAGACGCCCATCCACTACACTGACATCACCTTT ATGTACCTGTTTCTCGGCCACGTGGTACTGACGGTGGGGGTGAGCGTGGTTTTGACAGTGCTGATTGAAAGGCCTTACGTTCTTCTCAAGTGGAAATGGGAGGATGAGACAGTTCAACAGTGA